In the genome of Methanobrevibacter sp., the window TTCTACATTAGATTTATTATTGCTACCTGTGTAGTTACCATTACCATTATAAGTAATATCAACGGTGAAATTACCTGCTTTAAAGTCCTTAGGAACAGTCCAAGTAACATTAGCCCCACCGTTAATTACATCAACAGTCTGATTAGTTCCATCAGGCAACACAACAGTCACAGTGCCATCACGAACAGGATTACCATTTTCATCAACAACAGTAATCTCAATAATGACATCTTGACCAGGTTTACCGGAAACATCAGAACCACTAACAACAGTATCTAAAGCAAGAATTTCGGCAATAGAAACATTGTTAGAGCTAGTGTAATTACCATTACCATTATAAGTCATACTTACAGTATAATTATTAGCTCTAAAGTCTTCAGGGATAGTCCAAGTAACATTGGCCTTACCATTGCTCACATCTGCAGTTTGAGTAGTGTTGTCAGGCAACATGACAGTTACATTACCATCACGAACAGGATTACCATTCTCATCAACAACAGCAA includes:
- a CDS encoding Ig-like domain repeat protein, with protein sequence AVVDENGNPVRDGNVTVMLPDNTTQTADVSNGKANVTWTIPEDFRANNYTVSMTYNGNGNYTSSNNVSIAEILALDTVVSGSDVSGKPGQDVIIEITVVDENGNPVRDGTVTVVLPDGTNQTVDVINGGANVTWTVPKDFKAGNFTVDITYNGNGNYTGSNNKSNVEITFPYIYLMLINDGFYKVNVGDVVTAMYKLGNNGTATAYDVYAYFYIPKGLEFITASVDYGKWSWDSKTRILTWHLDEVPVGDPFINITVRATAPGTYIIVPSLSCDEHYYVNGNVTIVVAEEDVVPDEPSDVVESSALHPTGNPIFAILLCLLTLIAVRKVE